The genomic region CGCACGGTTGCGATCACGCGATCACCGCGCGCCAATACCTTTTCCGTAAGCCCGCGACCAAACCCGGACGATGCACCGGTAATCAACCATGTCTTGTCCATGTCAGTTCCTTTCTGTCTTGCTCTGAACATGGGGGGGACTATAGAAACCAATGATTGATGCAATAATCCCGCTTAATTCGGATGGGTTAGTGAAAATATGCCAGTAATCAGCCAGCCGACCTTAAACGACATGCGGTTTTTCATCGCCGTTGCCGACCATCGCAGTTTCCGGAAGGCCGCCGATGCGCTGGGCGTTGCGCCCTCCACGCTCAGCCACGCACTGCGCAACATGGAAAGCAACCTTGATATCCGTCTGCTTCACCGCACCACGCGCAGTGTGTCCCTGACCGAGGCGGGCGAACAGCTTTTGGACCGGTTGCGCCCGGCACTACTCACCCTTGAAGAAGCCATGGGCACGGTCGAAAGCTTTCGCACCGGCGGGACGTCTGGCACGGTGCGCATCAACACATCCGATGGGGCCGCGCGCCTTTTGACCGGTCATGTTGTGCCGGAAATGCGCAAACGATATCCGGATGTGGCGATTGATCTGGTGACCGAGGGACGGCTTGTCGATATCGTCGCAGGTGGTTTTGATGCCGGGGCACGGCTGGGCGAAGCCGTGCCACTTGATATGGTGGCGGTGCGCTTTGGCCCGCCATTTCGCTTTGTCGCGGTTGCGTCACCGGATTATTTCAAAACCCGCCCCCGCCCCATCGTGCCCGATGATTTGCACAGCCATGATTGCATCCGCCATCGCTTTCCCAGCGGCAAGATCTATCACTGGGATTTTGAAAAGCAGGGACAGGAAATCTCGATTGATGTGTCCGGCCCGCTGACGCTCGATCGTCATGATCTGATGGTCGATGTCGCCCGACAGGGGCTTGGCATTGCCTACGTTTCAGAGATTTATGCCGCGCGTGCCATCGCCAATGGTGATCTTGTCACTGTGCTCGATGACTGGTTACCCGAAATTCCGGGGCTTTTCCTGTATTACCCGGATCACCGGCGGGTTCCCCCACCCTTACGCGCCTTTATCGATGTGATGAAATCGCTCGACCCTGCGTTGCGAACCGGATATCTGGAAAGGGATATCTGATTTTGAAAAATGATAAAAACCGGATCAAAACGCGGGGACAGGGGCGATGACGTCCAGCAACACTTCACGCCAGAACAACCTTGCCGGCATCATGACGATGTGTGGCGGGGTGGCAGCGCTGTGTATCAATGATGCGCTGGCCAAAAGCCTGATGGATCATTATTCCCCGATCCAGATCATCTTCCTGCGCAACATCATCGCCCTGCCCTTTGCCTTTTTGGTGGCGCTCAAAATGGGCGGTTCTCGCAGTTTGCGGTCAAGCCGGGTTCACGTGCATTTCATGCGTGGTGTCGTCTGGATTGCCGCCACCGTGATGTTCTTTACCAGCATCCATCACCTTGGTCTGGCCGAGGCCACTGCACTCGCCTTTGTCGCCCCCCTGTTTATTACCGCCCTGTCGGCCATTTTCATTGCCCGCGTCGGGTGGCGGCGCTGGCTTGCGGTCAGTGTTGGTTTTGTTGGGGTATTGGTGATTGTCCGGCCGGGTGCGGCAACGTTTGAGCTAATTTCGCTTCTGCCCGTGGCAACCGCGTTCACCTATGCGCTTCTGATGCTAAGTGCGCGCTTTGTTGACGCGCGTGAAAGCATGTGGACGTTGTTGCTTTATCTCAGCCTGACCAGCGCGATCCTGACGAGCATTCCGGTGATGTTTGTCTGGAGCCCGGTACGCGCGGAAGACATCTGGCTGTTTCTGGCAATTGCGTTTTTCGGCACCTCGGGCATCACCATGATCACCCAGGCCTTCCGCTTCGCCGAGGCCCCGACTGTCGCGCCCTTTGACTACACAGCCCTCATCTGGGCCACAGCGCTGGGTTGGCTGTTCTGGGGTGAAACGCCCGATATGCTGACCTTTGTCGGCGCAGCCATCATTACCGCCAGCGGCCTGTTCGTCATCTTCCGTGAAAGCAAGGTGGCGGCAGAAAGCTAAGAATCAACTCGAATACTGCGCGCATTTCTTGACCAATTGCACGCAAAGATAGATTTTGATATTCAAGACTTTGCTGCCATTTGGTTTTAAATTAAGCGGGCACCAGCGATGCACCATTCTCAGGACACACGAAGCAGAGTGAGCAGAGGAATGTTTGGCCGTTTGGCGAAAATGTTACTTCTTGTACTTTGTGCCGCTCCCGCCAGCTACGCTCAGTCGCAGGAACTTTCAGCACCGTATTCGATCTCAGAAGAGCTTTTCCCCGAGTATCAAGAGCCCCTATTCATTACCGATCACGTCAATCGAATACTCGAAGAGCACGCTGGCAATATCCTCTATCCGGAAGACGTAGCCAAAATCGATCTTTCTGATATTACGCCAGACTTTTCCCGTGTTTATTTCTCGACGAGAGGTGGGCGCACGGAAGTAAAATTCAACCGAATAGAAGATGGCTATCACTATTTCACGGTACGCAGCGAAGCCACGCCAAACCGGACAAGCGAGTTCCGGATCAAGGGTCGTATTTACGAATCAGAAATAGACAGCGGACGCTTTCTAAATGTGCGACGCGAATGCTTTTTTGAGCTAGGCCCCTGTGAGCTCAAAGCTAAACCGGATCAAAAATACGGCGCATTTGATCGCAAGTTTCTTAACGGCGTCTGGGTAAACAAACGGAAAGTCATCGGCACGCGCGGCTATGCTTACCAAAACGTCATCTTAGATAAAAATGGCATAAAGCTCTATTCTTCAACAGCATACGGCTTCGGAAGGGAGGGTTACGATTATGAAATCCTTGAAGAAACATCAAACTAGATGCATCCGACAGCTGCTGATCATGGTCATGCTGACAGTTGGCAACGCCGTTTTGTTGACTGGATGTTTCTCTTACAGCCTTCCCAAAGGCCCGCAGAATTCTGCAAGCCATGATCAAAAGCTTGCAGATGTTCTCAGCACCAATAAGGGTAATATCCTCTCCCCAGCGGACGCCAATGACATCTCGCTGAGCATTTCAGATGTTCCGAAGAATTACCGCGTCATGAAACATGACGGTAAATCATGGACATATGATTTCCTCTATAAGCTAGGAGAATACTATTACTACAAAACAACCTCGTCATCTGCCTTCACAAAGCCGTATCGTATGCGAACCAACGGCAAGAGCACCTCACATTCCTATTCAGCAGATCCATTTCATCTGAGACCAGCCCCATCAGGGGCGTGCAAATTTGTACTCGGAGAATGCAAGTATATCGAAGATGACGGTGACATCACGACCGTTACCAACAGCTATCAAGACGGTATCTGGACAACCAAACGCGAGATCGGATTACGAGGCATCGGTACCCGTGTTGATATGGAAGTCTACGACAAGCGTGGCTTCAGCCTGTTTTCGTCAACAAGCTATACGTCCGATCCTGACTCATATAGTTATTATTTTAGAGAACCGGCATCTTAAAAGATAGCGTGCGGTTTGACGCCATAGGTCCGCATCGCACTTTCGCGCATGTCGGCCTCATTCACGTCCTTCTTGAACCGATAGCTGGGCGCCAGGATTTCTTGCGCCTTGGTAACCGTGACATCAAACAGGGTCGCCACCCGAAACGCCTCGCCTGCCATCTCCTGCAGGATCGCTTGGCGATCTTCAAACCCGTCATTCCCGCGTCGCAGCAAGGTCGCGTCGCCATAAAGCTGCCAGCCGCGCTGTGAAAACACATCGACGAAACTCACGCACACACGCGGATCACGCGCGATATTCTGCACCGATTGCGGGGAAGCAATATTGGCGATGATGATCCGATCATCCCCAAAGCAGGCAAAGATTTCCTTGGGACTGACCGACGGCCCGGCCTCAGAACTTGTTGCCAGCCAGCACAATACCGAACGATTGGCATAGTCGCGGATGTCATCGGTCAGCATGGGGCGCATGGGGCGTTTCCTTTATGGTATTGGGAGCACGATCACCCTACCACCCACCAATCGCAAACAAAATAAAACCCGCTTTCCTATCGAAAAGCGGGCACACTCAACAGCGACGTCAGCAGCAATTAAAACGGTTTAATAGTTGGCCTTGAAAGTCGGCTCTTCACCGCGCGCCTTGGCAGCGGCCTCAATATTTCGAAGTAATGCACGCTTGCTTTCAGTGCGTCGACGACCAGAATTTGGCTGCACGAAACCACCGCCAGAATAGCCCATCTCGGCTTTCTTCTGACTGACTTTCGCTGCCAACTCCTTAATCGTTATCTCGCGCATCAGCCTTCTTTTCCAAAAATGCCAAATCAAAATCACCGGCTGTTTCTTCGGTAATTCGCTTATCAAGATAAGCTTTATCTAGGTCAAACGCAAGTTGGTAGAGCTTTTCTGCCTGATCCAAAGCTTGCAAATCATAGTTCGGTGGGGAGTTGTATTGAGCCATCCGGTCCGCGATCAAATCCTCAATACAAATGACACTAACAGCGCGACCACTTTCGAGACGCAGAAGAAAAACACGGTCATAGCTTCCGCGACCATCCAACAGCGTACTCCCGACAACCTCCACACCGATATCGAGATATGGGTGCTGAAATCCTCGTGAAAATGAACCCGGCCCTATACTCCGAACAAACCCTGCTGCTTCCAAGGCGTCCTCGAACTCTTGCTGCCACGGTGTGACAATATCAAGATCCCCAGAAATCAGCTCTCCCAACGTTGCGAGTTCTGCGGCTGCACCACCGACAAGTACCGGCCTCTGATGACCAAGCTCTGCGACAGCATCAGATGCCTCTGCCAGCAAATTAAGAGCCTCAACCAACTCAGGTCGGTAGAACTCGCTCACCAGCAGAAATCCCCCATCGCATAGGTGATGTGTCGGCCCGTTGCCGCCAGAAGCGCATCAAGCTTTTCGCGTTCCGGCAAAGTACCACGTGGGGCCCCCAGTTCCTCGGCGTGGATGCCGCCAGTCACAAGCGCGACATCCAGACCTGCATTGTTCGATCCGGCGATGTCGGTCGAGATGCTGTCGCCCACCACCAGCAATTTGGCATCCGGGCCCTTGTCGAACGCCTGCAGGCAGAAGTCATAGGCGCTTGCCAGTGGCTTGCCTTCCCAGCGGACATTGCCGTCGAGTTCCTCATAACGCCCGGCAATCGCCCCGGCACAGATGATGCGGTTGCCGCCACGGATCACTTCGCGGTCGGGGTTCGGGCACAGCACCGGCAGGTCGCGGGCCTTAAGCGCATGGAGCAAGTCTTCGTATTTCGACACCGGGTCATGGTCCTCGTTGGGACCCGTGATCAGAACCCAGTCAGCATCGTCGACCTCGGTGACGATCTCGACATCCTGCTGTTCAAACATCGACATGTCGCGCACCGGCCCCACCATCAGGACCTTGCGACCTAGCTTGGCGTACCAGGGATCAGAGCGCGCGACCAGCTGGGCATAGGCGACCTCGCCCGATGCGACTGCGGGACCATACAGATCACGCGAGATGCCCATATCTTCCATGCGCTTGATCACGACCGAGGACCGACGCGGTGCGTTGGACAGAAGCGCCACCGGAATGCCGGCTTCCTTGAGCGCTGTCATCGCGGCGATCGAGCTTGGATAGGGTGTCACCCCGTCATGCACCACGCCCCACAGATCAAGGATCACGGCATCATATTTGCCAATCACCTCGGACAGGCCATTGATCATTTCATAGGAGGCGGTTTGCATTCGGGTGTTCCTGTTTAACGATAAAAATTGCCATGGGGGATATCGGCATGGGCAAAACCACAAACCACAGGCTCAATTTTTCTTGGCGGCCTCGGCCTCACGCGCAGCACGGGCTTCATCGACCGGGATGTTCTTGCCCGAAATTTCCGGGAAGGCCGCCCCGACCGCATCCGCGACATTGGCAAAGCCATCCTTGCGCAGACGCCGCGACAGGTCTTCCTTGATGTCTGCGACGAGCTCAACCCCGTGATAGACCAGCGACGAATAAAGCTGCACCAGCGAAGCGCCGTTCAGGATCTTTTCATAGGCATCCTTGCCCGATGCAATGCCGCCAACTCCGATCAGCGGTACCTTGCCCTCGGTCAGGCGATAGAAGTCCGCCAGAACCTTGGTCGAAGGTGCCATCAAAGGCGGGCCGGACAGGCCGCCTTTTTCATCCTGATCATAGGAATTAAGCCCGACAGGCCGATCAATCGTGGTGTTTGAAACGATCATGCCATCCAGCTTGACCTTGGTCACCACGGCGGCAATGTCGGATTTGTCTTCTTCGGTCAGGTCCGGTGCGACCTTGAGCAAGACCGGCACACCCTTGGCAAAGCTATTGCGCGCCTTGATCACGGCCTTAAGCAGCTTTTCAAGCGGGGCACGCCCCTGAAGCGCGCGCAGACCCGGTGTATTGGGCGAGGAAACATTGACCACCAGATAATCGGCATAGGGACCAAGTGCTTCGACCCCCTTGGCGTAATCATCGGCCGCGTCTTCGGAATATTTGTTCTTGCCAAGGTTGGCCCCCAAAACGCCACGCCGCGCACGTTTGCGCAGGCGTGCGGCCACCAATTCGGCCCCGTCGTTATTGAACCCCATACGGTTGATCACCGCCCGGTCGGAATAAAGCCGGAAAAGACGCGGTTTCGGATTGCCCGGTTGCGGCAAAGGCGTGACAGAGCCGATTTCAACAAAACCAAAGCCATGTGACAGCATCTGGTTGGGGACTTCGCCGTTTTTATCGAAACCGGCGGCAAGCCCGACCGGGTTGGCAAATTTGCGCCCGAACACTTCGGTTTCCAGCATCGGGGTCGCGTCGGTCGCATCATCGGCGCGCGGCACCAGATTGTTTTTCAGTGCCCAGATCGCAAGACCATGGGCGGTCTCGGCATCAATCCAGCGGACAATCGGCAAAACCAGTGACTTATACCACCCCACGCGAGACGCTCCGTGTTTGAAAGGACATGTCCTTTTCTTACGCGGCCAAGGGCTTTTGAGCAAGGATCAATGGCATCAAGTGGCACCATGCGGCCGGTTATTTTCTTATGACCGCTCGATCAACGATCTCAGGCGCTGTACTGCATAAAAACATGTACCGATGTTTTTATCGCCTGGCCACAGATTGACAGCCGCCATTTCCGGAATATCTAGGAGCGACCAAAACAGAAATTCCGATCAAAGGATATCCAATGTCAAAACCCGACATTCTCTTCACACCTTTCAAGCTGAAAACGCTTAAGCTTGCCAACCGTATCGTCATGGCCCCGATGACCCGCAACAAGGCCCCTGACGGCATTCCGGGTGCGGCCAATGCCGATTATTACAGCAAGCGCGCCGAAGGCGGCGTTGGTTTGATCCTGTCCGAGGGGACTGTGGTCGATCGGCCGGCATCACGTAATCTTCCGCACATTCCGCTTTTCCATGGCGAGGCTGCCATGAAGGGCTGGAAGGCCGTTGCCGATGCCGTGCATGCAGCCGGTGGCAAAATGGGTCCGC from Thalassospira indica harbors:
- a CDS encoding LysR family transcriptional regulator, with amino-acid sequence MPVISQPTLNDMRFFIAVADHRSFRKAADALGVAPSTLSHALRNMESNLDIRLLHRTTRSVSLTEAGEQLLDRLRPALLTLEEAMGTVESFRTGGTSGTVRINTSDGAARLLTGHVVPEMRKRYPDVAIDLVTEGRLVDIVAGGFDAGARLGEAVPLDMVAVRFGPPFRFVAVASPDYFKTRPRPIVPDDLHSHDCIRHRFPSGKIYHWDFEKQGQEISIDVSGPLTLDRHDLMVDVARQGLGIAYVSEIYAARAIANGDLVTVLDDWLPEIPGLFLYYPDHRRVPPPLRAFIDVMKSLDPALRTGYLERDI
- a CDS encoding DMT family transporter, producing the protein MTSSNTSRQNNLAGIMTMCGGVAALCINDALAKSLMDHYSPIQIIFLRNIIALPFAFLVALKMGGSRSLRSSRVHVHFMRGVVWIAATVMFFTSIHHLGLAEATALAFVAPLFITALSAIFIARVGWRRWLAVSVGFVGVLVIVRPGAATFELISLLPVATAFTYALLMLSARFVDARESMWTLLLYLSLTSAILTSIPVMFVWSPVRAEDIWLFLAIAFFGTSGITMITQAFRFAEAPTVAPFDYTALIWATALGWLFWGETPDMLTFVGAAIITASGLFVIFRESKVAAES
- a CDS encoding pyridoxamine 5'-phosphate oxidase family protein; translated protein: MRPMLTDDIRDYANRSVLCWLATSSEAGPSVSPKEIFACFGDDRIIIANIASPQSVQNIARDPRVCVSFVDVFSQRGWQLYGDATLLRRGNDGFEDRQAILQEMAGEAFRVATLFDVTVTKAQEILAPSYRFKKDVNEADMRESAMRTYGVKPHAIF
- a CDS encoding TIGR01459 family HAD-type hydrolase: MQTASYEMINGLSEVIGKYDAVILDLWGVVHDGVTPYPSSIAAMTALKEAGIPVALLSNAPRRSSVVIKRMEDMGISRDLYGPAVASGEVAYAQLVARSDPWYAKLGRKVLMVGPVRDMSMFEQQDVEIVTEVDDADWVLITGPNEDHDPVSKYEDLLHALKARDLPVLCPNPDREVIRGGNRIICAGAIAGRYEELDGNVRWEGKPLASAYDFCLQAFDKGPDAKLLVVGDSISTDIAGSNNAGLDVALVTGGIHAEELGAPRGTLPEREKLDALLAATGRHITYAMGDFCW
- a CDS encoding quinone-dependent dihydroorotate dehydrogenase, producing MGWYKSLVLPIVRWIDAETAHGLAIWALKNNLVPRADDATDATPMLETEVFGRKFANPVGLAAGFDKNGEVPNQMLSHGFGFVEIGSVTPLPQPGNPKPRLFRLYSDRAVINRMGFNNDGAELVAARLRKRARRGVLGANLGKNKYSEDAADDYAKGVEALGPYADYLVVNVSSPNTPGLRALQGRAPLEKLLKAVIKARNSFAKGVPVLLKVAPDLTEEDKSDIAAVVTKVKLDGMIVSNTTIDRPVGLNSYDQDEKGGLSGPPLMAPSTKVLADFYRLTEGKVPLIGVGGIASGKDAYEKILNGASLVQLYSSLVYHGVELVADIKEDLSRRLRKDGFANVADAVGAAFPEISGKNIPVDEARAAREAEAAKKN